From the genome of Campylobacter concisus, one region includes:
- the nusA gene encoding transcription termination factor NusA yields MERISDIIESIANEKNLEIEDVKERVIRALINTAKRVYGENYEYDVNIDANKNLKLYQKISIVANDDERLAEDNEHFLSLKEAKKIDSGVEIGDELTYELSLDNLGRTAAQTLHKELEYHIQRLVEEKILQKYNEMSGHMVFGPVVRVDNDENTFIEIDELRAILPRKNRIKGEKFKVGDVVKAVIRKVFTDKNLGIKVELSRTSPKFLEALLTSEVPEIKDGGIIIQGSARIPGERAKVALISTTPNIDPVGATVGTKGVRINAVSKELHGESIDAIEYTTEPAILVARAMAPAIITSVKIEENKAIVTLASEQKSKAIGKNGINIRLASMLTGYEIELNELGSKTSSSGENGEMVKDLKALFGDN; encoded by the coding sequence ATGGAAAGAATTTCAGATATCATCGAGTCAATTGCAAATGAGAAAAATTTAGAGATAGAAGATGTAAAAGAGCGCGTCATAAGAGCCTTGATAAACACTGCAAAAAGGGTTTATGGCGAAAATTATGAGTATGACGTGAACATCGATGCTAATAAAAATTTAAAGCTTTATCAAAAAATTTCAATCGTAGCAAACGACGATGAGAGGCTTGCTGAAGACAATGAGCACTTTTTAAGCTTAAAAGAGGCTAAAAAGATAGATAGTGGCGTAGAGATCGGCGATGAGCTCACTTACGAACTAAGCCTTGATAACCTTGGCAGAACCGCAGCTCAAACGCTTCACAAGGAGCTTGAGTATCACATCCAGCGCCTAGTCGAAGAGAAAATTTTACAAAAATATAACGAGATGAGCGGTCACATGGTCTTTGGCCCAGTTGTCAGAGTCGATAACGATGAAAACACATTTATCGAGATAGACGAGCTTCGTGCCATCTTGCCACGTAAAAACCGCATAAAAGGCGAGAAATTTAAAGTAGGCGACGTGGTAAAAGCGGTCATTAGAAAAGTTTTTACAGATAAAAATTTAGGCATAAAGGTCGAACTTTCAAGGACTTCGCCTAAATTTCTTGAAGCGCTGCTAACTTCAGAGGTGCCTGAGATAAAAGATGGCGGCATCATCATCCAAGGAAGTGCAAGGATCCCTGGCGAAAGAGCAAAAGTAGCGCTCATCTCAACCACTCCAAACATCGATCCAGTCGGCGCAACTGTCGGCACAAAGGGCGTTAGGATAAATGCCGTAAGCAAAGAGCTTCATGGTGAGAGCATCGATGCGATCGAGTACACCACTGAGCCAGCGATCTTAGTAGCTCGCGCTATGGCACCTGCGATCATCACATCTGTAAAGATCGAAGAAAACAAGGCGATCGTGACACTTGCGAGCGAGCAAAAGAGTAAGGCGATCGGTAAAAATGGCATAAATATCCGCCTTGCAAGCATGCTAACTGGCTATGAGATCGAACTAAACGAGCTTGGCTCAAAAACTAGCAGCAGCGGCGAAAATGGCGAAATGGTTAAAGATCTAAAAGCACTCTTTGGTGACAACTAA
- a CDS encoding GNAT family N-acetyltransferase, giving the protein MKFQIRKATEGDIDVICELVRELASYEKMSDQVTFTNEVFADSIFNKNHAKALVCESEGRAIGYAIYFYTFSTFLGLGGMYLEDIYVKKEFRNQGIGKTFFKFLAQICKDENLKRLEWCCLNWNEPSIKFYESMGANNQSLEWRTYRLDGENLEKLVNL; this is encoded by the coding sequence ATGAAATTTCAAATAAGAAAAGCGACTGAGGGCGATATAGACGTGATCTGCGAGCTTGTAAGAGAGCTTGCGAGCTATGAAAAGATGAGTGATCAAGTCACTTTTACAAATGAAGTTTTTGCAGACTCCATCTTTAATAAAAATCACGCAAAAGCCCTTGTCTGCGAAAGCGAGGGCAGGGCTATTGGCTATGCTATCTATTTTTACACATTTTCTACATTTTTAGGGCTTGGCGGGATGTACCTTGAGGACATCTATGTCAAAAAAGAGTTTAGAAATCAAGGCATCGGTAAGACATTTTTTAAATTTCTAGCTCAAATTTGCAAGGATGAAAATTTAAAAAGGCTTGAGTGGTGCTGCCTAAACTGGAATGAGCCAAGCATCAAATTTTATGAGAGCATGGGCGCTAATAATCAATCTCTTGAGTGGAGAACCTACCGCTTAGACGGCGAAAATTTAGAAAAGCTGGTAAATTTATAG
- a CDS encoding outer membrane beta-barrel protein, translating into MKNVVLKVALGLSLASAAALAQGAFVGFEGDYSFGSNLTAKSDNGTSKVKKAQPGLGLKAGYDFDVARVYGAYIYDFQAKKSLGDEDGTIIKWKTHKFIVGADYTPSVAKDLKLVLGGYTGFSKLKMDVFDTHDGSEKGNATGWILGARVGAEYSINENNAVEFGLKADRTKYRSIAKYDNAKTKETNVGLYMGYTYKF; encoded by the coding sequence ATGAAAAATGTAGTTTTAAAAGTTGCTTTAGGTTTAAGCCTAGCTAGTGCCGCTGCTTTAGCGCAAGGAGCGTTTGTAGGATTTGAAGGGGACTACTCTTTTGGTTCAAATTTAACAGCAAAAAGCGACAATGGCACATCAAAAGTCAAAAAAGCACAACCAGGTCTTGGTCTAAAAGCTGGTTATGACTTTGACGTAGCTAGAGTTTATGGAGCTTACATATATGACTTTCAAGCCAAAAAGTCACTTGGTGACGAAGATGGCACAATAATAAAATGGAAAACTCATAAATTTATAGTTGGAGCTGACTATACTCCAAGCGTAGCAAAAGATCTAAAACTAGTTCTTGGCGGTTACACTGGTTTTTCAAAACTTAAAATGGATGTATTTGACACACATGATGGCTCTGAAAAAGGCAACGCAACTGGCTGGATACTAGGTGCAAGAGTTGGTGCTGAGTACTCTATAAATGAAAACAATGCAGTTGAGTTTGGTTTAAAAGCTGATAGAACAAAATATCGCTCTATAGCAAAATATGATAATGCAAAAACAAAAGAGACAAACGTCGGTCTTTATATGGGATATACATATAAATTCTAA
- a CDS encoding transcriptional regulator: MAKMTKRDMAYHLDVDVATLYNWRKHKPNLYRIVMLGFKFDELIEQSKKTCNELCEYENLINQDIEKFSK, encoded by the coding sequence GTGGCTAAGATGACAAAACGTGATATGGCTTATCATTTAGACGTTGATGTCGCAACGCTTTACAACTGGCGAAAACACAAGCCAAACCTTTATCGTATCGTGATGCTTGGATTTAAATTTGACGAGCTTATCGAACAGAGCAAAAAGACTTGCAACGAGCTTTGTGAATATGAAAATTTAATCAATCAAGACATAGAAAAATTTAGTAAATAA